GGCGCAACCTTGCCTGCTGGTGCCCAACCGGGCCGAAGTCGAGCCGGACAGGCGTTCCTACCAGCGCATTTTCAACGCCTTCTATCAGGGTTTCTTCGACGTTCACGCTCGTGCCGCCATCATCCACCCACCGCAGGATTTCGAGGCGTTCCGTATCCTCATCGCGCCCGCGCTTTACATTGCCGACGACGCGCTCCTCGAGCGGCTGCTGCACTACGCGGAAGGCGGCGGCCACCTGCTTCTTTCCTTCCGGAGCGGCTACGCGGACGAATACGCTCGAGCCCGCTGGCAACGGGCGCCCGGCCTGCTCCGCGCGGCGGTCGGTGCAAGCTACAACGAATACTCCAATCTGGTGTCGCCACTAGGCCTGAACACGGGAGAGGACGAATTCGCTGATGCACTCCAAATGCCGCCGGAAGCGCGGGCCGAAGCCTGGGCCGACGGTCTCGAGCTGGAAGGCGCGACCCCCCTCGCCTACTACGACCATCCTCACCTCGGTCGGTTTCCCGAGGTCACCACGCAAGCCCTTGGCAAGGGGCGCATCACCTATGTCGGCACCTTGCCAAACCCAGGCTTGAGTAAAGCGTTGGCCGGATGGGTGCTGAAGCAGGCCGGCATCAGGCCCCTTGTCCAGAATCTTCCTGAGTCCGTTCGCGTGACCACCGCCCTGGCAAAGAGCGGCAAACGCTTGTGGTTCTTTCACAACTGGTCGATGTCCCCGCGGACCATCCCTGCGCTTTCCGCGGGCGGGGTTGAGCTGTTCAGCGGGGCGCCGCTTGAAGTCGGCGACGAGCTCTCGTTGGCTCCCTGGGACGT
Above is a genomic segment from Deinococcota bacterium containing:
- a CDS encoding beta-galactosidase trimerization domain-containing protein, translated to WHWHSLHYGHEIYSHGILNHDLEPNRCYHELSRIGHELKRHDELLTDLQPESDVAFLYSQDSKYALEAQPCLLVPNRAEVEPDRRSYQRIFNAFYQGFFDVHARAAIIHPPQDFEAFRILIAPALYIADDALLERLLHYAEGGGHLLLSFRSGYADEYARARWQRAPGLLRAAVGASYNEYSNLVSPLGLNTGEDEFADALQMPPEARAEAWADGLELEGATPLAYYDHPHLGRFPEVTTQALGKGRITYVGTLPNPGLSKALAGWVLKQAGIRPLVQNLPESVRVTTALAKSGKRLWFFHNWSMSPRTIPALSAGGVELFSGAPLEVGDELSLAPWDVKVVVEG